In one window of Chryseobacterium sp. JV274 DNA:
- a CDS encoding rhomboid family intramembrane serine protease, translating into MFKNAISKRAIIYPLLMLSAMWFGYFLQMQGFFQSCFGAIIPLLPEGLLGIVTSPLLHGNIDHIIGNSIPIAALMFLLYQFYPIVANKVFIIGWLATGLLVWLLPPIDIFSGEYMYTCTIGASGVVYVLAFFLFFSGVFKWNTKLLTISMLVVLYYGSLIWGMLPEELFYNMQEPSKISWQAHLSGAVVGSIIAFAFKNVGEKKKKFIWEFPNYYSEKDDKLWQEYKENHPEDFMELPYKKRDDIWDHLDELRKK; encoded by the coding sequence ATGTTTAAAAATGCAATTTCCAAAAGAGCGATTATCTACCCATTGCTGATGCTTTCTGCGATGTGGTTTGGGTATTTTTTACAAATGCAGGGCTTTTTTCAAAGCTGTTTTGGAGCGATTATACCGCTTTTGCCTGAAGGGCTGCTGGGTATAGTTACTTCTCCTCTTTTGCATGGAAACATCGATCATATTATAGGAAATTCTATTCCGATAGCCGCACTTATGTTTTTGCTCTATCAGTTTTACCCAATCGTAGCAAATAAAGTTTTTATTATCGGCTGGCTGGCAACAGGGCTTTTAGTATGGCTTCTTCCTCCTATTGACATTTTCTCTGGCGAATATATGTACACCTGTACCATCGGAGCCAGTGGTGTAGTCTATGTTCTTGCCTTCTTCCTTTTTTTCAGCGGGGTATTTAAATGGAATACAAAACTTCTTACCATTTCAATGCTTGTTGTACTTTATTATGGAAGTTTAATCTGGGGAATGCTGCCTGAAGAGCTGTTTTATAACATGCAGGAACCGAGTAAAATTTCATGGCAGGCCCATCTTTCCGGAGCAGTAGTCGGAAGTATTATTGCATTTGCTTTCAAAAATGTTGGGGAAAAGAAGAAGAAGTTCATTTGGGAATTTCCGAATTATTATAGCGAAAAGGATGATAAATTGTGGCAGGAATACAAGGAAAACCATCCGGAAGATTTTATGGAGCTTCCATATAAAAAAAGAGATGATATCTGGGATCATTTGGATGAATTAAGGAAAAAATAA
- the dprA gene encoding DNA-processing protein DprA: MISEEYFYAIALRECSQIGDIHFHKLVHTFGSAQEAWKRAKKEYKKLEGIGQKTVSDIGNNNHLEFAEEEINFCEKNNIQIRLKHLRETPLLLNECNDAPAILYQKGKIDDTLSKVSIVGTRNMTGYGQKFIEDFFEATQSSRYTSVSGLALGVDKEVHEQSILHRKPTVAVLAHGFQYLYPSKNRKLSEKILEEGGTLITEFSSSQKPDRENFIQRNRIVAGMSPATIVVETGFGGGSVSTAAFANDYNRDVFALPGKITDLCSQGCNQLIFHNKATAISTIKDLISMLGFNGPKEKIEELFPYSETTIQLSDNQYLIYQSIKDQPQISLDDLSQKINIPPYKILPIILELELLGKVKSFSGRQFIAI, translated from the coding sequence ATGATTTCCGAAGAATACTTTTATGCAATCGCCCTTCGCGAATGCAGCCAGATAGGTGATATTCATTTTCATAAACTTGTCCATACTTTTGGAAGTGCTCAGGAAGCATGGAAAAGAGCAAAGAAAGAATATAAAAAACTGGAAGGCATAGGACAAAAAACAGTTTCAGATATTGGGAATAACAACCATTTGGAATTCGCAGAAGAAGAAATAAATTTTTGCGAAAAGAATAATATTCAGATCAGGCTGAAGCATCTTCGTGAAACTCCTTTACTGCTTAATGAATGTAATGATGCACCGGCTATTCTTTATCAGAAAGGAAAGATTGATGATACACTGTCAAAAGTAAGTATTGTAGGAACCCGGAATATGACTGGCTATGGTCAAAAATTTATTGAAGATTTTTTTGAAGCAACCCAATCTTCAAGATATACATCAGTAAGCGGTCTCGCTCTTGGAGTTGACAAAGAGGTTCATGAACAGTCTATTCTTCATCGAAAACCCACTGTAGCAGTTCTTGCACATGGTTTCCAATATTTATATCCATCAAAAAACAGAAAACTTTCAGAGAAAATTTTGGAGGAAGGAGGTACATTAATCACAGAGTTCAGCTCTTCCCAAAAACCAGACCGTGAAAACTTCATCCAGAGGAATAGAATTGTAGCAGGAATGTCTCCCGCAACCATTGTGGTGGAAACTGGTTTTGGAGGAGGATCTGTAAGCACTGCTGCTTTTGCCAATGATTATAACCGTGATGTCTTTGCCCTTCCCGGAAAAATTACAGACCTCTGCAGCCAGGGATGTAATCAGCTGATTTTCCATAATAAAGCAACAGCCATTTCTACTATAAAAGATCTTATAAGCATGCTTGGGTTTAATGGTCCCAAAGAAAAAATCGAAGAGTTATTTCCTTATAGTGAGACCACAATACAATTGTCTGACAATCAATATTTAATATATCAATCTATTAAAGACCAACCACAGATTTCTCTGGATGATCTGTCACAGAAAATTAATATTCCTCCCTACAAAATTTTACCAATAATTTTGGAATTGGAACTTTTAGGGAAAGTAAAATCATTTTCCGGGAGGCAATTCATCGCAATTTAA
- a CDS encoding YkgJ family cysteine cluster protein, translating to MNLDFYKKQAIQKQKEHKKFLDGLKKKPPKNLDYIVQETHDEVFDEIDCLECANCCKTTGPLYTEKDIERISKHLRMKSADFESKFLRVDEDNDKVLQNLPCHFLNNDNTCSIYEVRPKACREYPHTDRKKIYQINNLMLKNTVICPAAFEFVEKMMKNITK from the coding sequence ATGAATTTAGATTTTTATAAAAAACAAGCGATACAAAAGCAGAAAGAACACAAGAAATTTCTGGACGGATTAAAGAAGAAACCGCCCAAAAATCTCGATTATATTGTACAGGAGACCCATGATGAAGTTTTTGATGAAATAGATTGTTTAGAATGTGCCAATTGCTGCAAAACAACCGGCCCTTTGTACACGGAAAAGGATATAGAGCGTATTTCCAAACATCTTCGTATGAAGTCTGCTGATTTTGAATCTAAGTTCTTAAGAGTGGATGAAGATAATGATAAGGTATTGCAGAATCTTCCCTGCCATTTCCTGAACAATGATAATACCTGTTCTATTTACGAAGTAAGACCTAAAGCATGCCGCGAATATCCGCATACAGACCGTAAGAAGATCTACCAGATTAATAATCTGATGCTGAAAAATACGGTTATCTGCCCGGCCGCGTTTGAATTTGTAGAAAAAATGATGAAGAATATAACGAAGTAG
- a CDS encoding iron chaperone, translating to MKNAFKNIDEYILLFPIEVQEKLLELQQAIHSLVPGLEEYIGYQMPAFRYKGKPLIYFAGYKKHIGFYPGAEGIHNFETDFKERKYKFSKGAVQFPIHEDLPLDLITKILLFRVEEIDQKKS from the coding sequence ATGAAAAACGCTTTTAAAAATATTGATGAATACATTCTTCTGTTCCCCATAGAAGTACAGGAAAAACTGCTTGAACTACAACAAGCCATCCATTCACTGGTTCCTGGTCTGGAAGAGTATATTGGATATCAGATGCCTGCTTTCAGGTACAAAGGAAAACCTTTGATTTATTTTGCGGGATATAAAAAGCATATCGGATTCTATCCAGGCGCTGAAGGTATCCATAATTTTGAGACAGATTTTAAAGAGAGAAAATATAAATTCTCTAAAGGAGCTGTGCAGTTTCCAATTCATGAAGATCTTCCGCTGGATCTGATTACTAAGATTCTTCTATTCAGGGTAGAGGAAATTGATCAAAAAAAATCCTGA
- the gdhA gene encoding NADP-specific glutamate dehydrogenase, which translates to MEQYNIDQKIQEFIAKIEAKNPNEPEFLQAVKEVAVTVIPFIATKKEYTGMKLLERMAEAERIIIFRVPWVDDKGEIQVNRGFRIQMNSAIGPYKGGIRFHPTVNLSVLKFLAFEQVFKNSLTTLPMGGGKGGSDFDPQGKSDMEVMRFCQAFMTELCKHIGPETDVPAGDIGVGAREIGYLFGQYKKIRNEFTGVLTGKGLAYGGSLIRPEATGYGVVYFAEQMLKTIGQDFQGKTVTVSGFGNVAWGVIKKATELGAKVVTISGPDGYIYDKDGISGEKIDYLLELRSSGNNRAEDYAKKYPSAEFHAGKRPWDVKCDVAFPSATQNELDLDDARKLVENGCVCVTEAANMPSTLDAINYFLDNKVLFSPGKASNAGGVATSGLEMTQNSIRLNWTSEEVDARLKEIMIGIHKACRDYGKDEDGYVNYVKGANIAGFVKVAEAMLAQGVV; encoded by the coding sequence ATGGAACAATATAATATTGACCAGAAAATCCAAGAGTTTATTGCAAAAATTGAAGCAAAAAATCCTAACGAACCGGAATTCTTACAAGCTGTAAAAGAAGTTGCCGTAACTGTAATTCCATTCATTGCTACTAAAAAAGAATATACCGGAATGAAGCTGCTTGAAAGAATGGCTGAAGCTGAAAGAATTATTATTTTCAGAGTTCCATGGGTTGATGACAAAGGAGAAATTCAGGTTAACAGAGGTTTCAGAATTCAAATGAACTCTGCTATTGGACCATACAAAGGAGGAATTCGTTTCCACCCTACTGTAAACTTATCAGTTCTTAAGTTCTTAGCTTTCGAACAAGTATTCAAAAACTCTTTAACAACTCTTCCAATGGGAGGTGGTAAAGGAGGTTCAGATTTCGATCCACAAGGAAAATCTGATATGGAAGTAATGCGTTTCTGCCAGGCTTTCATGACAGAATTGTGCAAACACATCGGTCCTGAAACAGACGTACCTGCAGGAGATATCGGTGTTGGAGCAAGAGAAATCGGATATTTATTCGGACAGTACAAGAAAATCAGAAACGAGTTTACAGGAGTTCTTACAGGAAAAGGTCTTGCTTACGGAGGTTCATTGATTCGTCCTGAAGCTACAGGATACGGTGTAGTATACTTCGCTGAGCAGATGCTTAAGACTATCGGACAGGATTTCCAGGGTAAAACAGTAACAGTATCAGGTTTCGGAAACGTAGCTTGGGGAGTGATCAAAAAAGCAACTGAACTAGGCGCTAAAGTAGTAACAATCTCTGGACCAGATGGGTACATCTATGATAAAGACGGTATCAGTGGAGAAAAGATTGATTATTTATTAGAGCTTAGATCTTCAGGGAACAACAGAGCTGAAGATTATGCTAAAAAATATCCTTCTGCTGAATTCCATGCTGGAAAACGTCCTTGGGATGTGAAGTGTGATGTTGCTTTCCCTTCTGCAACTCAAAACGAATTAGATTTAGATGATGCAAGAAAATTAGTTGAAAACGGATGTGTTTGTGTAACTGAAGCAGCTAACATGCCTTCTACACTAGACGCCATCAACTATTTCTTAGATAATAAAGTATTATTCTCTCCTGGTAAAGCTTCCAATGCTGGAGGTGTTGCTACATCAGGATTAGAAATGACTCAGAACTCTATCCGTCTTAACTGGACTTCTGAAGAAGTTGATGCAAGATTAAAGGAAATTATGATTGGTATCCATAAAGCTTGTAGAGACTACGGAAAAGATGAAGACGGTTATGTAAACTACGTGAAAGGTGCAAATATTGCCGGCTTCGTAAAGGTAGCAGAAGCAATGTTGGCTCAAGGAGTTGTGTAA